Proteins co-encoded in one Salvia splendens isolate huo1 chromosome 4, SspV2, whole genome shotgun sequence genomic window:
- the LOC121801076 gene encoding uncharacterized protein LOC121801076: MKIEKLREEITSFQQKYDESFAEAWKRFTDLIRKCPSHGLAPGHDLLKFYKGLNNEGTGLVTAGSNGNLDDLTHEEVRALFQRLANNQRNWHNPRRAAEKGGDTFGATKDAERVSAIEAQLADISTQMSSMTKAVKSLQLTPQPKAVAVMRCGLCQGGHHTDQCSSLQGPPIEDVNYIGNNCQGFNQGNQYSNQQNWRPQQSNWNQSGPSNNSGNQWRTNTQPPGYEKKPSVEDQLGQILSFMTKSQRENENFKEKTVEKFGQMEATMRNLETQIGQLATSSHTRIPNTIPSNTVPNPKGYEQCKAVKLRSGRELGSTPLIDGQVQAASGSKKYGEESDSSGKIRVEKDICKKIPLSPAMDPKCPFNFPDFIPPPPFPIEKKKTKKITQEKGLDWMMSIIRKVRVDVSLVDLFLHFPKFSKFFKDLIAKNEKIQEDGVVRLSAFCSQLVKGKIPAKRRDPGSCVIPCEMGDKKFPKCLLDQGSGISLMALKTARSIGLQARIESIDIELQLADHSIVKPLGIIKDVLVKVDKFVLPVDFIVLEMEEDKDMPILFGRPFLATGDVVIKTKTNTVVFRVDGEELVIEQEKAEKRLWELG; this comes from the exons ATGAAGATCGAGAAATTGAGAGAAGAGATCACTTCTTTCCAACAAAAGTATGATGAGTCCTTTGCAGAAGCTTGGAAGAGATTCACAGACCTGATAAGGAAATGCCCGAGCCATGGTctagctccggggcatgaccttttgaaattctacaaGGGACTCAACAATGAAGGCACGGGACTAGTTACTGCAGGCTCTAATGGAAACCTGGATGACTTAACGCATGAGGAGGTGAGAGCCTTATTCCAAAGGTTGGCTAACAATCAACGGAACTGGCACAACCCAAGGAGAGCAGCGGAGAAAGGAGGAGACACATTCGGTGCTACAAAGGATGCAGAGAGAGTATCTGCAATTGAAGCTCAATTGGCAGATATAAGCACCCAGATGTCGTCGATGACAAAGGCAGTGAAATCGCTGCAACTGACTCCTCAACCCAAAGCAGTGGCAGTGATGAGATGTGGATTGTGTCAAGGAGGGCATCATACTGATCAATGTTCTAGTCTTCAAGGACCACCAATCGAGGATGTGAACTACATTGGCAACAATTGCCAAGGGTTTAACCAAGGCAACCAATACAGCAATCAGCAGAATTGGAGGCCTCAGCAATCGAACTGGAATCAAAGTGGCCCTAGCAACAACTCGGGGAACCAATGGAGGACAAACACTCAACCCccgggttatgagaagaagccatcAGTCGAGGATCAATTGGGACAGATTCTCTCGTTTATGACTAAGAGTCAAAGGGAGAATGAGAATTTCAAAGAGAAGACGGTGGAAAAGTTTGGTCAGATGGAAGCTACAATGAGGAACCTCGAGACTCAAATCGGGCAGCTAGCTACATCATCACATACAAGAATCCCGAATACCATCCCAAGCAATACGGTGCCTAATCCTAAGGGCTATGAGCAGTGCAAGGCAGTTAAGCTAAGAAGTGGTCGCGAGTTAGGTTCGACACCATTAATTGACGgccaag TTCAGGCTGCATCTGGCAGCAAGAAGTATGGTGAAGAATCCGATTCAAGTGGAAAAATTCGAGTAGAGAAGGATATCTGCAAAAAGATCCCGCTAAGTCCGGCAATGGACCCGAAGTGTCCATTTAATTTTCCAGATTTTATCCCCCCGCCTCCTTTCCCAatcgagaagaagaagacaaagAAAATAACTCAAGAGAAAGGACTCGATTGGATGATGAGTATCATTAGGAAAGTCAGAGTAGATGTGTCCTTAGTGGATTTGTTCCTACACTTTCCTAAATTCTCCAAGTTTTTTAAGGACCTTATCGCAAAAAATGAGAAGATACAAGAGGATGGTGTGGTGAGATTGAGCGCATTTTGCTCACAATTGGTGAAGGGGAAGATACCTGCGAAGAGACGAGACCCTGGGAGTTGTGTGATCCCATGTGAGATGGGAGATAAAAAGTTCCCAAAGTGCCTACTTGATCAAGGCTCGGGAATATCATTGATGGCTCTGAAGACGGCGAGGTCAATCGGTCTACAAGCGAGGATTGAGTCAATCGATATTGAGCTACAATTGGCGGATCACTCAATTGTGAAGCCACTAGGGATCATCAAGGATGTCTTGGTGAAGGTGGACAAGTTTGTACTCCCGGTCGACTTTATTGTCCTAGAGATGGAAGAAGACAAGGACATGCCTATCCTCTTTGGTAGGCCATTCTTAGCGACCGGG